The Synergistaceae bacterium genome has a window encoding:
- a CDS encoding S-adenosylmethionine:tRNA ribosyltransferase-isomerase produces the protein AELVRETKRRGGRVIASGTTVARTLESMAIPGDVIRSGKMETGLFIYPGYEFVLTDCLLTNFHLPRSSLLMLVSAFAGRDVIKRAYETAVDMRYRFFSFGDAMFIH, from the coding sequence CGGCGGAACTGGTCCGCGAGACGAAGAGGCGGGGCGGAAGGGTGATCGCATCCGGCACGACGGTGGCGCGCACGCTGGAATCGATGGCAATCCCCGGGGACGTAATCCGGTCCGGGAAGATGGAGACAGGGCTCTTTATCTATCCGGGCTACGAGTTCGTCCTCACGGACTGCCTGCTGACCAACTTCCATCTTCCCAGAAGCTCCCTGCTGATGCTGGTCTCGGCGTTCGCGGGCCGCGATGTCATCAAGAGAGCCTATGAGACGGCGGTCGATATGAGATATCGTTTCTTCTCTTTCGGCGACGCCATGTTCATCCATTGA